A genome region from Pirellulales bacterium includes the following:
- a CDS encoding DUF309 domain-containing protein, which translates to MSEHLASEQTEYDLLYLQGITYFNERDFFESHEAWEELWTEYRGPSRKFYQGLIQAAVALFHFGNGNIRGAKKLYYSARGYLDAYRPKHIGLDLNAFLAEFDRCFVEVAASNTEGFPRIDLKADLIPEIQLNPPAK; encoded by the coding sequence ATGAGCGAGCACTTAGCCAGCGAACAGACGGAGTATGACCTGCTCTACCTGCAGGGGATCACGTACTTCAATGAGCGTGATTTCTTCGAGAGCCATGAGGCTTGGGAGGAATTATGGACCGAGTATCGCGGTCCGTCGCGGAAGTTTTATCAGGGCCTGATACAAGCCGCCGTGGCGCTGTTTCATTTCGGAAATGGCAATATCCGGGGAGCCAAGAAGCTCTATTACAGTGCGCGTGGGTATTTGGATGCCTACCGACCCAAACACATCGGCCTCGATTTAAATGCGTTCCTTGCCGAGTTCGACCGCTGCTTCGTAGAAGTTGCCGCCAGCAACACCGAGGGATTTCCGCGGATTGATCTGAAGGCGGACTTGATCCCAGAAATCCAATTGAACCCGCCAGCGAAATAA